A section of the Triplophysa dalaica isolate WHDGS20190420 chromosome 8, ASM1584641v1, whole genome shotgun sequence genome encodes:
- the LOC130427604 gene encoding toll-like receptor 13 — protein MGVGRSNEEAKDRSRWRICRWRMGVGRSNEEAKDRKKKTQSKQKIKLRKIQITQELKMTLLTLFVLCLNTSCVFSWLAGKCFLDGAEQIPFANSCNGKKTNSASCNGITDIKEDLRGLPSNLQSLRIQMDPDMHYVGILSTRSFSNFSSLEYLEITGCFSKISQEAFTGLLNLTSLGLRFNTNVCCEASVDFSGLSSLKRLSLSQYSLTLMTPNVFDTIPQLEILYIENACLKDLSEVLCRLENLNLLKWLHLSDYDLKVLHFPNCSFFNTSDSQTPTVYNIEKIHLNLGSVKQIDDGALKVLGNLWELSFGLQSDFLRDLSLIGVENINSLSFIVNVLNIDELCYAAKLYSIKYISVLYRTINFPATPTNVSIDCKEVVEIDLDKFSFDKKVLLDMDLIFHIFSNLSRLRAARHVLKSNDFKSVCLSFPQSVKQLSIMYLNANTIGKIISHQFMCFTSLERLQLTLSNISSIEDFTFTGLVKLKELNLCHNKLSHIYRDTFSGLYELMFLDLQENPLIHIESNSFGHLINLQTLLLGDLHFPPNISQIKLDLCEIFGGIPYNLSNVFISSGIRPMHLMFGDVTLNQSLNLQIKGQYVTVEDCDSPLLTSVVKLQINAEYILCGKDFIGKYVKSVVELEFTSAFSDNIGDLSVINELVHLTTLKLENIDLSKQPNVEIMFHNLTKLRTLFLTNCKILFLDGTLSKDFKALNSLVFIAENYVNILQNFVEHLSSLKHLGLYGLRLLCSCDDAWLVSWVKDNRQVQVVMFNPTMNDFQCLSDNGIDVLNFVHFVQDNCSLNIEFLLFASTSAFLYLFIFVVLSYQFAGQYIKPFYHIASGWFREALHNNGKQQYRYDVFVSYSSKDERWVMEELVPNLEQRGPPFLHLCLHSRDFQLGQDIVENITDSIYASRQTLCLVSRNYIRSSWCSLEMRLGTYRLQVEQKDILILVFLENIPSRLLSSHHRLARLVKTRTYLDWPMDPEMHEAFWERLWKKLSSDKNN, from the exons atgggagtcgggcgctctaatgaggaggctaaagaccgcagtcgcTGGCGCATCTGTCGCTGgcgcatgggagtcgggcgctctaacgaggaggctaaagaccgca agaagaaaacacaatcaaagcagAAGATTAAGTTAAGAAAGATACAAATCACTCAAGAACTGAAGATGACTCTGCTCACACTCTTCGTTTTGTGTCTCAATACTTCTTGTGTATTTTCCTGGCTTGCTGGGAAATGTTTTTTGGATGGTGCTGAACAGATTCCATTTGCGAACTCAtgtaatggaaaaaaaactaattctGCCTCCTGCAATGGTATCACTGATATTAAAGAGGACCTCCGCGGGCTTCCATCAAATTTACAGAGTCTCAGGATTCAGATGGATCCGGATATGCACTATGTTGGTATTTTGTCTACCAGATCATTTTCAAATTTCTCTTCTCTGGAATACCTCGAAATTACTGGATGTTTTTCAAAGATCTCTCAAGAAGCCTTTACTGGGTTGTTAAATTTAACTTCATTAGGGTTGCGTTTCAATACAAATGTTTGCTGTGAAGCATCTGTTGATTTTAGTGGACTTAGTTCACTTAAACGCCTGTCTCTTTCACAATATAGTTTGACATTAATGACACCAAATGTTTTTGATACAATTCCTCAGTTAGAAATATTATACATAGAGAATGCGTGTTTAAAAGACCTTTCTGAGGTTCTGTGTCGACTTGAAAATTTAAATTTACTTAAGTGGCTTCATCTCAGTGATTATGATTTAAAAGTACTTCACTTCCCAAACTGCTCTTTTTTCAACACCTCTGACAGTCAGACACCCACTGTATACAATATTGAAAAGATACATTTGAATCTGGGATCAGTAAAGCAAATAGATGATGGGGCTTTGAAAGTTTTGGGAAATTTGTGGGAACTGAGCTTTGGATTACAATCAGATTTTCTCAGAGATCTTTCTTTGATTGGAGTAGAAAATATCAATAGCTTGAGTTTCATTGTGAATGTACTTAACATTGATGAGTTGTGTTACGCAGCAAAGCTGTattctattaaatatataagtGTACTTTACAGGACTATAAACTTCCCAGCTACTCCCACAAATGTCTCTATAGACTGTAAAGAAGTTGTAGAAATTGATCTTGATAAATTTAGTTTTGATAAGAAAGTCCTTTTAGATATGGATTTAATCTTTCATATTTTCAGCAACCTCTCAAGATTGAGAGCAGCTAGACATGTGCTCaaatcaaatgattttaaatcgGTTTGTTTGTCCTTTCCACAGTCAGTTAAACAGCTTTccattatgtatttaaatgcaaatacaataGGTAAAATAATTTCTCATCAGTTTATGTGTTTCACAAGTCTTGAACGTTTACAATTAACTTTAAGTAATATTTCCAGTATAGAAGATTTTACTTTCACAGGGTTAGTCAAACTGAAAGAATTAAATCTCTGTCACAACAAGTTATCTCACATTTATCGAGACACATTCAGTGGTCTATATGAACTGATGTTTTTAGATCTTCAAGAAAATCCTTTAATTCATATTGAATCAAATTCATTTGGACATCTTATAAACCTTCAGACCCTTCTTCTGGGAGATCTACACTTCCCACCAAACATATCACAGATCAAGCTAGATTTATGTGAAATATTTGGAGGGATCCCTTATAATCTGAGTAATGTGTTTATTAGTTCAGGCATTAGACCAATGCATTTAATGTTTGGAGACGTTACACTGAATCAGAGTCTAAATCTCCAAATCAAAGGTCAATATGTGACAGTTGAGGACTGTGACAGTCCACTTTTGACATCTGTAGTTAAACTTCAAATAAATGCTGAATATATCCTCTGTGGAAAGGACTTTATTGGGAAATATGTTAAATCGGTTGTCGAGCTGGAATTTACATCAGCATTCTCAGACAATATTGGTGATTTATCAGTAATCAATGAGCTTGTTCATTTAACAACCTTAAAGCTGGAAAACATTGATTTATCTAAACAGCCAAATGTGGAAATAATGTTTCATAATTTGACAAAATTACGAACACTGTTTCtgacaaactgtaaaatattgtttttggaTGGAACTCTGAGCAAAGACTTTAAGGCACTGAATAGTCTTGTGTTCATAGCAGAAAATTATGTGAATATTTTGCAAAACTTTGTTGAACATCTTAGTAGTTTAAAGCATCTCGGTCTCTATGGGCTTCGTCTTCTATGCAGTTGTGATGATGCTTGGTTGGTCTCATGGGTGAAGGACAACAGGCAGGTGCAGGTTGTTATGTTCAATCCCACCATGAACGATTTCCAGTGTTTGAGTGATAATGGAATTGATGTTCTCAACTTTGTTCATTTTGTCCAGGACAACTGCTCATTAAATATAGAATTTTTGCTCTTTGCCTCAACATCagcttttttatatttgtttatttttgtagtaTTGTCATATCAGTTTGCAGGGCAATACATAAAGCCATTCTATCACATTGCCAGTGGATGGTTCAGAGAAGCTTTACATAACAATGGCAAACAGCAGTACCGCTATGATGTGTTTGTCTCATACAGCAGTAAAGATGAACGCTGGGTCATGGAAGAACTTGTTCCAAACTTGGAGCAGCGTGGCCCTCCATTCCTGCATCTCTGTTTGCACAGTCGGGACTTTCAGCTGGGACAAGACATTGTGGAAAACATCACAGACAGCATCTATGCAAGTCGACAAACTCTTTGTCTAGTAAGTCGTAACTACATCCGTAGCAGCTGGTGTTCTTTGGAGATGCGATTGGGCACCTACAGACTCCAGGTAGAACAGAAAGACATTCTTATCCTGGTCTTCCTAGAAAATATTCCATCTCGCCTGCTATCCTCTCATCATAGGTTGGCCCGACTGGTAAAAACGAGGACTTATCTAGACTGGCCAATGGACCCTGAGATGCACGAGGCATTCTGGGAAAGGTTGTGGAAAAAACTGAGCTCTGACAAAAATAACTAG